The Mesorhizobium sp. B2-8-5 genome segment TGTCGTCAGCGCCGCGCGAAAGCAGCGCCGGAATGCCGATCGCCTTGCCGGCTTCGGCAATGATCCAGGCGAGCGTGTCGCGTTCGCTCCGGCCTTCATGGGCGGCGATCAGCGACAGGATGAAGCCCGAGGCTTCGGAAAGGTGGACCGCGCCGGATGCGAGGGTGGGTTCACCCGGCGCGGTCGTCGCCTGTTGCGGGGCATCGCCACAGGTCGCGTCCTCCGAAGCACGAAGTGTGCAGGAGGATTCGGTGAAATGAGAAAATGCCGCCGAGACGCGGGGCGCCTCGGCGGCAGACGCGCGGTCAGGCTCTTGGGGAACCATGCGCGGAACCAGACGGTCTTCGAAATCGGCGGAGGCGAGGAGGGCGGTCACGCTGCGACCCCGTATATGTCAGGCCGCAAGACGCCGCGCGAAATGCCGGTGAACTGCTCAATCCTGGTGACACGCTCGACAGGCACCTGCTTCCACATCGAGATCGCGGAAGGCGAGATGCCAAGGTGGGAGGCGAGCGCTAGGCGCCGGCCACGTTCTTCGTCGAGCCAAATCAGAAGCGTTTCCATGGCGCGCCAACTTAAGCCCCACTGAATTTCAGTCAAGCTTATTTTTTCAGTCAGGCCGAATGGAGAGAATTTAAGCTATGAGCGATATATTCAGCATGGCGAAGAATCCCGCAGCGCAGGTGCAGCAGACCTACTTTTTCAAGGAATGGCGGAAGCACCGCGGCCTTAATCAGGAGGCGCTGGCGGATATGATTGGGCTGACGGCCTCCTCCATCTCGCAACTTGAGAATGGGAAGCAGGGTTTCACTGATTCGACGCTTGCCGCGCTCGCCCAGGCGCTGGATTGCCGGCCGGGCGATCTTCTGTTGTGGGGGCCGGATGCTGCGGAGGCATCGACCGGACCGATCCGGCAGCCCAACGAGATACGATCCTGCCTGGAACGGATCGATGGCTTGCTGCCTGACAACGTCGCGGTGCTGCTTTCGGTAATCGAAGGGTTCCGTCAGGCTAATGCCGGACGATCATCACAAACCCGCCCTGATGATCAATCTGAATTCGCCAATCCCCGCCGTGAATCGAGCGCATCGCGTTAGCGATCGAGGCGGCATCCTTCTGGATTGTCTTCGCCGGGTCCAAGGGCCAGCCAAGGTTCAAAAGCTGCTGTAAGGTTTCCTCGCTCCGCGTCTTTTCACGCGGACTATATTGGATCATTTCTCTATTCCCACCCGGAGCGGTATCCAGAATAGGAACAATTTCCTTCTGGCCTGTCAAGAACGTTGCAGGAACACCCCCTGTCTCAATTTGGTACGATTACATGCATTGGCAGCGGATTAACAGAATGTTTCAACCTGTAATAATCCCCTGTGGATAGCGGGGACAGGTAGTGCCGGATTTGAACATTCTGGAACCATTTCGGCACCATCGGCTTTCGGCCATAAGTCGGGGATGCCACAGCCCGAGCCGCCAAGTTTCCATCTCCGCATTCCGCCGGCCCTGAAGGCGCAGCTCGAAGCCGCGCGCGGACGCAACAGCCTCAACCGTGAGATCATCGAGCGGCTGGAGAGATCCTTCAGTCTCGACCCGGCCGTTCGCCTGGCTGAAATCTTCCGGCCCTTCCTTGTCGCGGTCGACGACAACCAGCGCGAAAAGCTGATGGAACTCGCCGAAGCAGCGCTCGCCATTGTCGCCGCCAAGCCGAGTTCCAAGCGGCGACCGCCCGAAACTTAAGCCACACTGATATTCAGCTTGACTTAAAATTAAGCCACACTTAAGTTTGCCGCCACTCGCAATTCCGCGATGGAGGCATTCCCATGATCAACTACGGACTCCACGAAACCATGCCGACCCGCAAAGGCCCGGCACTGGTCGAGCGCAGCATCGTCGAGCGCATGGCCGACAAGATGCTGCAGATGGGCATGAACGGCGTCGCCGTCACGGCCGATAGCCTGGCCGAGCACTCCGGCTTCACCCGTGCCCAGATCAAGGAACACAGCGCCGACGCTGCCGACCTGGCCAAGGCGCGCGCCGTCCGCCGGGTGGCGTGACGGCCATGACCAACGCCGATCTTCTCATCGCCGAGGCCGCCAAATCGCCGGAGCACACGGCGTGGATTTCGCGCCAGCTCATGGCCCAGCGCCGTCCGTCCGAAATCCTGGCCGACCTTCAGCGCGCCACCGATCCCGCCAAGGTCATCGCCGCGATCGGCGGTGACGGCCCGACAGGCCTCGCCTTCGCCTGTCTGATCGCGTTCGCCACGCCCTTCTTCGCGCTCGGCTGGTTGCTGCCATGAACGAGCGGAAATTCTACAATCCGGAATCGCATTTCGCGGCGCCACCGCCGCCCCCACCAGAGGACCGGGTCTTTTCGATGCTGTCTTCCGGCATGCGCCACGTCGACCTGCCCACGGGCTACACCCTCGCGCCGGCGGATGCCGGAACCGTCATCCGCTGCAGCAATTTCCCCGAATGCATGTGCGGAGAGGACTGCATCGACCGGCCGGCGGAATCGCCGATCGCCCGCCGCATCCTGATCGGCTTGATGATCGCCGTCGCCGCCATCGGCCTGCTCTATGCGGAGCTGCGCTGATGACCAGCTTCCGCATTCACTATGCCGACGGCAAGCGCCTCATCGTCGATGCCGAGACGCCGAAGGAAGCCGCCGCCAAGGCGCAGAAGGCCGGCCACATCGGCACCGTCACCAAGATCAAGATCGCGAAGGATGTGAACCGTGGCTGACAAATCGCCCATCGAATGGACCGATGCCACCTGGAACCCGATCGTCGGCTGCTCCATCCTCTCGCCCGGCTGCATCCATTGCTACGCCATGCGCATGGCCGGCCGCATCGAGGCCATGGGCGGCGCGCCGCACTACGCCGGCACTACGAAGAATGTGAACGGCAACACCATTTGGACCGGCAAGCTGGCACTGGCGCCCGAGCGGATCCTGACCGAGCCGCTGCGCTGGCAGCGTCCGCGCCGCATCTTCGTCAATTCCATGGGCGACCTGTTCCACGAGGACGTGCCCGACGCATGGATCGACCGCGTCTTCGCCGTCATGGCGCTGGCGCCCCAGCACACATTCCAGGTGCTGACCAAGCGCGCCAGGCGCATGCGGGAATACATGAACGAACGCTGGCAACCGGCGCCAGCACATCGCCTCGCTTGGCAAGGCGGCGACACGATTGACATCCCGGCCGAGACGGCCGGAGAAGATCGCGAAGATCAAGTCCGCGCCGCCTGCGAACCGTTTCTGGAAAAGCTCGGCCTTGTCGACACCGACAATGATGACCTGTGGACCGAGGACGGCAATGCCAAGGCCATGACCTGGACATGGCCCCTCAAGAACGTCTGGCTAGGCGTCTCGGCCGAGCGCCAGCAGGAGGCCGACGAGCGCATCCCCGAGCTGCTGGCGACGCCGGCCGCGATCCGATTCGTCTCCGCCGAGCCGCTGCTCGGGCCGATTGATTTCTACAAATACCTGCGGCCGCTTTGCGACCGTTGCCCGCCATGGGAAGTCCCTTGCCGCATCGGCTGCCAGAACTGCACTCGCCTCGACCAGATCATCGTCGGCGGCGAGAGCGGCCAGGACGCGCGACCGATGCACCCCGCCTGGCCGCGCTCGATTCGCGACCAATGCGCCGCCGCTGGCGTGCCGTTCTTCTTCAAGCAGTGGGGCGCTTTCCGGCCGCTGACACGCGCCGAGCATAACCAGGCTTGCGGCGCGACGTTGATTGGCACCGATCCTTATGACCAGGACGCTCACGTCCTGAAAGTCGGCAAGAAAGCCGCCGGCCGCCTGCTCGACGGTGTCGAGCACAACGGCATGCCGGAGCTGCGCGAGGTGCCGGCGCTATGAGCAACCGCAAGCCGTTCGACAGGAACGATCCGTTCGACGCAATCGCACAGATGACCAAGACGGTTATCGCGACGGCCTTCGGCGAGGCGATGGCCAGGGCACCGACGATCTCGCGCGATCCGGAGATCCAGTATGAGGCCCTCGTTATTGGCCTGATGGTCGGCGCATACGGTTGCGCGCTGGCGATGACGGCGCCGGATGGCGAGCTTCGCGCCGCTTTGCTTGCGCACCTGCCTGATGCCTTCGACCAGGCGCGCGACATTGTCGGCCTACCGCCGCTCGGAGCGCTGTCATGAGCGTCTACGTCGACAACATGCGCGCCCCCTTCGGCAAGATAGTCATGTGCCACATGTGGGCCGACACGCGCGAAGAGCTGTTCGCGATGACCGACCGCATCGGCGTCCAGCGCAAATGGTTCCAGCGCCCGGCCGGCACGGGACTGCCGGGCATGGATGCATCCTGGGAACATTTCGACATCGCGCAGTCGAAGCGAGCGCTGGCCATCGCTGCCGGCGCGATCGAGACCGACAAATACGGCCCAATCGAGTTCGAGGCCCGTCGCAAGGGCAACGATGCGAAGCTGAAGCAGATCGCAGAGCTGCGCGCCAAAGGCTTCGGTGATGCATCGAAGCCTGCCGACCCGAAACAGCGGAGGCTGCTTTGACCGACCGCCCGATCCTCTTTTCCGGCCCGATGGTTCGCGCGCTGCTCGAAGGACGCAAGACGCAGACGCGTCGGGTGCTTGGCCGCCTCCGGCGATTTGGTGCCGTCACCGAGTTCGGCCGCAGCGACACGCGCGGCTATGACTGGCATTTCCGCGACAAACAAATGCGCTGGAATGACTTGCGGCACTCCGAGCTGCTGGAGGCGTTGCCGTTCTCGGTTGGTGATCGGCTCTACGTCCGCGAGGCGCACCATCGCACAAATGACAGCGCTCAAAGCCATCTCGTCGGCTACGACTTCGCCGATGGCCCGATACCACGCGAGGAGCGGCACCACATCGCCAGCGTCGGCGATGTTCAGTTCTTTCGTCACAGCCTTGGCGGCTGGGGCGGAAGAACATCGCGGAACTACCCGGCGCTCCACATGCCGCGCTGGGCGTCACGCCTGACGCTGACGGTCACCGATGTCCGAGTCCAGCGGCTACAGGAGATCAGCGAGGCCGATG includes the following:
- a CDS encoding Cro/CI family transcriptional regulator; the encoded protein is METLLIWLDEERGRRLALASHLGISPSAISMWKQVPVERVTRIEQFTGISRGVLRPDIYGVAA
- a CDS encoding helix-turn-helix domain-containing protein, with translation MSDIFSMAKNPAAQVQQTYFFKEWRKHRGLNQEALADMIGLTASSISQLENGKQGFTDSTLAALAQALDCRPGDLLLWGPDAAEASTGPIRQPNEIRSCLERIDGLLPDNVAVLLSVIEGFRQANAGRSSQTRPDDQSEFANPRRESSASR
- a CDS encoding phage Gp37/Gp68 family protein: MADKSPIEWTDATWNPIVGCSILSPGCIHCYAMRMAGRIEAMGGAPHYAGTTKNVNGNTIWTGKLALAPERILTEPLRWQRPRRIFVNSMGDLFHEDVPDAWIDRVFAVMALAPQHTFQVLTKRARRMREYMNERWQPAPAHRLAWQGGDTIDIPAETAGEDREDQVRAACEPFLEKLGLVDTDNDDLWTEDGNAKAMTWTWPLKNVWLGVSAERQQEADERIPELLATPAAIRFVSAEPLLGPIDFYKYLRPLCDRCPPWEVPCRIGCQNCTRLDQIIVGGESGQDARPMHPAWPRSIRDQCAAAGVPFFFKQWGAFRPLTRAEHNQACGATLIGTDPYDQDAHVLKVGKKAAGRLLDGVEHNGMPELREVPAL
- a CDS encoding DUF4031 domain-containing protein — translated: MSVYVDNMRAPFGKIVMCHMWADTREELFAMTDRIGVQRKWFQRPAGTGLPGMDASWEHFDIAQSKRALAIAAGAIETDKYGPIEFEARRKGNDAKLKQIAELRAKGFGDASKPADPKQRRLL